The Prevotella sp. E2-28 genome includes the window AGTTACCTACAGAGTCGTAAGTTCGGTGCCAATGCACAGCCTTTTTATGTGATGCTCAACAACGAAGGAAAACCATTGGCTGGTAGCAGGGCTTATGATGAAGATATAGACGAATATCTGCAATTCCTAAATACCGGTCTGAAAAACTATGATTAACAAAGAAACACGCGAACAAATTATTGCACTCATACAACAGGAGGTGGTACCTGCCATCGGCTGTACAGAGCCTATGTGCGTAGCCCTCTGTACGGCAAAGGCTACAGAGGAACTGGGGCAGCGACCTGAGAAGATTGAGGCCCGACTGAGTGCCAACATCCTGAAAAACGCGATGGGTGTTGGTATTCCTGGTACTGGGATGATAGGTCTGCCTATCGCTATCGCCTTGGGAGCTATCATCGGCAAGAGTGAGTACCAGCTTGAAGTGCTGAAAGACCTGACACCAGAGACGCTGGAGGAAGGAAAGAAGTATATCAGTGAGAAACGCATTGATATCAAGATGAAGCAAGGCATCACGGAGAAGCTCTATGTTGAGGTGACCTGCACTGCTGGCGACAAGAGCAAAACGGCAATTATTGCAGGTAGTCACACTCACTTTGTATCTAGTTTGACAAGTATATCTAATTCCACCTGTGAGACTAGTGAAACGAGTAAACCAGGCATCTCCCTCAACTTCCGCCTCGTCTATGACTTCGCCAGTACGGCTCCGCTTAATGAGATTCGCTTTATTTTAGAGACGCGTGATTATAATATGAATGCTGCTCGTGAAGCTATCAAGGGCAACTATGGGCATAATTTAGGAAAGACTATCGACCGTCCATTGGCAAAAG containing:
- a CDS encoding serine dehydratase subunit alpha family protein; the encoded protein is MINKETREQIIALIQQEVVPAIGCTEPMCVALCTAKATEELGQRPEKIEARLSANILKNAMGVGIPGTGMIGLPIAIALGAIIGKSEYQLEVLKDLTPETLEEGKKYISEKRIDIKMKQGITEKLYVEVTCTAGDKSKTAIIAGSHTHFVSSLTSISNSTCETSETSKPGISLNFRLVYDFASTAPLNEIRFILETRDYNMNAAREAIKGNYGHNLGKTIDRPLAKGIFGHTIFSHIISRTAAACDARMGGAMIPVMSNSGSGNQGICATNPVCVYAKENENTEEELIRALTLSHLTAIYIKQSLGTLSALCGCVVASIGSSVGITYLMGGDYEHCCRSVKNMIANLTGMICDGAKPSCSLKITSGVSTAILSALLSMEGKCVTSEEGIVDDCVDRSIHNLTTIGADGMGPTDDMVLRIMTTKGC